The bacterium genome window below encodes:
- a CDS encoding Gx transporter family protein encodes MAVKKQLQLGLLIAAGLILFVFEALLPRPLPWFKLGLANLATVLALYRFDGRAALLVTVARVLLGSLIIGTFLTPVFWLAFSAGVVSSSAMAWAKGCRRFPLSAIGVSLIGAIAHNLIQLLTAYWLIVHHAQIFRLLPLLLFPALITGPLIGLLALLIVEKWQALAG; translated from the coding sequence ATGGCCGTAAAAAAACAGCTGCAGCTCGGACTGCTGATCGCCGCAGGATTGATCCTGTTCGTGTTCGAAGCGCTGTTGCCTCGTCCCTTGCCCTGGTTCAAACTGGGGCTGGCTAATCTGGCCACGGTGCTGGCGCTCTACCGCTTTGACGGCCGCGCTGCGCTGCTGGTCACCGTGGCCCGTGTGCTGTTGGGCTCGCTGATCATCGGCACATTTTTGACTCCGGTTTTTTGGCTGGCCTTCAGCGCCGGCGTTGTTTCCAGTTCAGCGATGGCGTGGGCCAAGGGCTGTCGCCGCTTTCCTTTGAGCGCCATCGGCGTCAGCCTGATCGGAGCGATTGCGCATAATCTAATTCAGCTGCTGACCGCCTACTGGCTCATCGTCCATCATGCGCAGATTTTCCGCTTGCTGCCGCTTTTACTTTTTCCCGCGCTGATCACCGGACCTTTGATCGGCCTGCTTGCTTTGCTCATTGTAGAAAAGTGGCAGGCTCTTGCCGGCTGA
- a CDS encoding NusG domain II-containing protein — MSLNAVKSFFYFFRTRCTPADRILLFAAFLITCLSLALLKGWGAEGRVAQVEVEGRPYARLYLSEPRRLSIPAKLGELVLVVQDRRVHIEASRCPQQICVHSGAIGRSGELLVCVPNRVVVRISGETENPLDLITQ, encoded by the coding sequence ATGAGTTTGAATGCGGTAAAGTCTTTTTTTTATTTTTTTCGCACTCGCTGCACTCCGGCGGATCGGATTCTGCTGTTCGCGGCGTTTCTGATAACCTGTCTCTCCTTGGCGTTATTAAAAGGTTGGGGCGCTGAAGGCCGCGTTGCGCAGGTGGAGGTTGAAGGACGGCCTTATGCCAGATTGTATCTGTCCGAACCGCGTCGCTTGTCCATTCCGGCCAAACTGGGCGAACTGGTGCTGGTGGTGCAGGACCGGCGCGTGCACATCGAAGCGTCGCGTTGTCCGCAGCAAATCTGCGTTCACAGCGGTGCCATCGGCCGAAGCGGCGAGCTGCTGGTTTGCGTGCCGAACCGCGTAGTGGTGCGCATCAGCGGCGAAACGGAAAATCCCCTTGATCTGATCACTCAGTGA